AAAGCTCAAGGTTGTCCTCTTCACTCCCGTTTAAAAGTTTCTCGAGATTGAACGAATGCTGCTCTTCATGGTTATCCGGAGGCGCAAGACGTATGAGCCTTCCAAAACTGAAATAAGTTTCAGCGAGCAGGTCACCATAAGATGAAATCAGGTCTTTAAGATGCATGCCGGGCTTAAACTCATAGCCCCCCGGTCTTTTTACATTCCCCTCAAGGTAGACGATGTTTTCTATCTTGCCGAATACCGGATAGATTTTAACAAGGTCTCCGTCGTTTATATTTATGTTCCACTGGCTGTTTTGCAGGAGCTCCCCGGTGTCAGTAATATTAATATCAAGTACTATCCTGTGTTCGTGGGCAACGATTCTTTCCACCTGAATTCTTTTAGTGAAAGAGTAAGGGGTTATCCCTCCTCCGTAATTTAAAAGTTCATAAAGGTCTATCTGGTCTGAGAATTCGTATATAGCAGGGCGTTTTACGATTCCGGCTGTTGCCGCAGTCTTGTTGATAAGAGGAACAAATATAGTGTCCCCTGACTGCAAGGTTTTATCCTGAGTTTTGTCCCCCTTCAGGAGAAAATTATAGAGGTCAACTTTAAATGTCTCATTGTTTCTTATGAGCTTTATATCGCGCATAGAGCCGTTCTTGGTAGGTCCTCCAGCGGCATAAAGCGAATTAAGCACTGTTGAAAGGGATGAGACTGTATATGTGCCGGGTCTTCCTACTTCACCTACGATAAAAACCTTTATGACTCTTATCCTATCCATGACAATATTCATTTCAAAGCCAGTGTAATACTTTGAAAATGTCTCATTGAGGAATTTGCGCATTCCCTCCATTGTCATACCCCAGACCTTGATTGTGCCTATCTTAGGGATGGATATCTCTCCGTTCCTGTCAACAGTGACGGAATACTTTGCCTCGAACCTTCCCCATAAATTGATGGTAAAACTGTCATCAGGACCTATGACATAGTCAGGACCTACAGGGACATCTGTCACAGGTGCAAAGCTTGATGCAGGCTGGCTGAAGAAATCATAACCGAACTGCCTGACCTGTCTGGATATTTCAGTGGGTAACTGTTCGGAATATACTTTTTCAATAATGGAGAGTTCCTTTGTTGTTATAGGTGCTTCTGGGGAAAATGTCTCATTAGCGGGAATCCCTTTTTTCTCAGGGGATATTTCTAATGTTCCTTCCATCTCCTTCTGCTTAAACATTTCCTCAAATGTTTCCTTTTGCTGGCTTGAGAGCTTATCTAAATCTTCTGTTGTGACATCCTTTGTTTTTATTTTATCCTCAATTGCCGTTTTCTGGTCAGCCGGCAGTTTATAGAGGTTGTCAATGGTATCTTGCTGGAATTG
The DNA window shown above is from Candidatus Schekmanbacteria bacterium and carries:
- a CDS encoding SLBB domain-containing protein, encoding MLKKSPIVYIIYIAALFASLTICIPAFSGQFQQDTIDNLYKLPADQKTAIEDKIKTKDVTTEDLDKLSSQQKETFEEMFKQKEMEGTLEISPEKKGIPANETFSPEAPITTKELSIIEKVYSEQLPTEISRQVRQFGYDFFSQPASSFAPVTDVPVGPDYVIGPDDSFTINLWGRFEAKYSVTVDRNGEISIPKIGTIKVWGMTMEGMRKFLNETFSKYYTGFEMNIVMDRIRVIKVFIVGEVGRPGTYTVSSLSTVLNSLYAAGGPTKNGSMRDIKLIRNNETFKVDLYNFLLKGDKTQDKTLQSGDTIFVPLINKTAATAGIVKRPAIYEFSDQIDLYELLNYGGGITPYSFTKRIQVERIVAHEHRIVLDINITDTGELLQNSQWNININDGDLVKIYPVFGKIENIVYLEGNVKRPGGYEFKPGMHLKDLISSYGDLLAETYFSFGRLIRLAPPDNHEEQHSFNLEKLLNGSEEDNLELSPLDRITIYSKNDMKEKFKVTIFGEVKKPGMYKYVENMKIADLVYLSGNILRKAYKTNAELVRIERSEEGIVQKSIQINLVEALNNNPEQNIPLEPDDLLFIRGIPDWDNTGMTITLGGEVKFPGTYAFLKGEKISSVIKRAGGYTDSAYLKGAFFSRKSVEEQVRSKVDELITNLEKDILQSSITGEYAESTPEQVAAKQDQLKYKEQLLGKLKLTAVTGRMVVKLMPLEQFEGSPFDFEMEPGDSLNIPKVSNSVGILGEVYTRQALLFKKGKTVSYYLSQVGGPTQNANTDEIYLVRADGTTISRLQGSSWNSEGFGWFTPGFMNIKVEPGDTVIVPQQFEKIDFLKVADTVARTIGNIALSAGIVIGAVVR